In one Mycobacterium heckeshornense genomic region, the following are encoded:
- the recC gene encoding exodeoxyribonuclease V subunit gamma, translating into MALHLHRAERTDLLADGLARLLSDPLPDPFAEELVLVSARGVERWLSQRLSHVLGRGRGADGVCAGVAFRSPNSLIAEITGTLDDDPWSPEAMTWPLLEVIDCSLDQPWCAPLAKHLGHFDPEPDEAELRRGRRYSVARRLAGLFASYARQRPQLLIDWLAGITGGIDADLAWQPPLWRALVERADADPPHVRHDKTVARLREGPADLPPRLSLFGHTRLAGTEVELLDALATHHDLHLWLPHPSNDLWRALDSVHGTVPRAEDTSRRCAKHPLLETLGRDLRELQRALPADTASDEFLGGTDKPETLLGWLQSDIAANAVRPEGRTLAADDRSVQVHACHGPARQIDVLREVLLGMLDDDPTLEPRDIVVMCPDIETYAPLIVAGFGLGETAADSHPAHRLRVKLADRALTQTNPLLAVAAELLTIAGTRATASQVLDLAQSPPVRARFGFSDDDLDVITDWVRNANIRWGFDQQHRQPYGLDHIVHNTWRFGLDRILTGVAMSDDSRAWLGTALPLDDVGSDRVELAGRLAEFVNRLHDVVEKLSGAKPLTQWLEALSEGVGKLTESQDAWQQAQLQREFATVLAQAGSRASMLLRLPDVRSLLATELAGRPTRANFRTGMLTVCTMVPMRSVPHRVVCLVGLDDGVFPRLLAPDGDDALARRPMTGERDVRSEDRQLLLDAICAATETLVITYTGADEHSGHERPPAVPLAELLDALDQTTQSPVREHVMTKHPLQPFDRRNVTPGELVPDKPFTFDPTALTAAEAAAGNRCPPKRFLADVLPAPPPDDIALADLLEFFKDPVKGFFRALDYTLPWDVDAVEDAMPVEISALQEWIVGDRMLHDMLRGIDARTAAEFEWRRGTLPPGRLGWRTAKKIRDRAAKLAEATLAARHGDPRAHDVAVDLGGGRSLTGTVTPVFGDRIVEVTYSKLDGRHLLQCWLRLLALAADEPGRAWAARCIGRRDADADRVTAQTLRAPENAVEILRELATLYDKGRREPLPLPVKTSFAWARARDSGTDPRVSARRRWVTANHYRGEHEEPAIVTAFGKNAPLDVLLGPPRPGEEVPGEDTRLGALAARLWSPLIEATEDPR; encoded by the coding sequence ATGGCGCTTCATCTGCACCGTGCCGAACGCACCGACCTGCTCGCCGACGGGCTGGCCAGGCTGTTGTCCGATCCGCTGCCCGACCCGTTCGCCGAGGAGCTGGTGCTGGTGTCGGCGCGGGGCGTGGAACGCTGGCTGAGCCAGCGGCTTTCGCACGTGCTGGGCCGGGGCCGCGGCGCCGACGGGGTGTGCGCCGGCGTGGCGTTTCGCAGTCCGAACTCGCTGATCGCCGAGATCACCGGCACCCTCGACGACGACCCCTGGTCGCCGGAGGCGATGACCTGGCCGTTGCTGGAGGTCATCGACTGTTCGCTGGACCAGCCCTGGTGTGCGCCGCTGGCAAAACACTTGGGCCACTTCGACCCCGAGCCCGACGAGGCGGAGCTGCGACGCGGCCGCCGGTATTCGGTGGCGCGGCGGCTGGCCGGGCTGTTCGCGTCGTATGCCCGGCAGCGGCCGCAGCTGCTGATCGACTGGCTGGCCGGCATCACGGGCGGCATCGACGCCGACCTGGCCTGGCAGCCGCCGCTGTGGCGGGCGCTGGTAGAGCGCGCCGACGCCGATCCCCCACATGTCCGGCATGACAAGACCGTGGCCCGGCTGCGGGAGGGACCGGCGGATCTGCCGCCACGGCTGTCGCTGTTCGGGCATACCCGGCTGGCCGGCACCGAGGTCGAGCTGCTCGACGCGCTGGCCACCCACCACGACCTGCACCTGTGGCTGCCGCATCCCAGCAACGACCTCTGGCGGGCGCTGGACAGCGTTCACGGCACGGTGCCGCGCGCCGAGGACACCAGCCGCCGTTGCGCCAAGCACCCCCTTCTGGAAACGCTGGGCCGCGACCTGCGCGAGCTACAGCGGGCACTGCCCGCCGACACTGCATCCGACGAATTCCTCGGGGGCACAGACAAACCCGAGACGCTGCTGGGCTGGCTGCAGTCCGATATCGCCGCCAATGCGGTCCGGCCCGAGGGCCGCACCCTCGCCGCAGACGATCGTTCGGTGCAAGTGCACGCCTGCCACGGCCCGGCGCGGCAGATCGACGTGCTGCGCGAGGTACTGCTCGGGATGCTGGACGACGACCCGACGCTGGAGCCGCGCGACATCGTGGTGATGTGCCCGGACATCGAGACCTATGCGCCGCTGATCGTCGCCGGTTTCGGGCTCGGCGAGACCGCCGCGGACAGCCATCCCGCGCACCGGCTGCGCGTCAAGCTGGCCGACCGGGCGCTCACCCAGACCAACCCGCTGCTGGCAGTGGCCGCCGAGCTGCTCACGATCGCCGGGACCCGCGCCACCGCCAGCCAGGTGCTCGACCTCGCGCAATCCCCGCCGGTGCGGGCCCGGTTCGGGTTCAGCGACGACGACCTCGACGTGATCACCGATTGGGTGCGCAACGCCAATATCCGCTGGGGTTTCGACCAGCAACACCGTCAGCCCTACGGGCTGGACCACATCGTGCACAACACCTGGCGGTTCGGACTGGACCGCATCTTGACCGGGGTCGCGATGTCGGACGATTCGCGGGCCTGGCTGGGCACCGCGCTGCCACTCGACGACGTCGGCAGCGACCGGGTGGAGCTGGCGGGGCGGCTGGCCGAATTTGTCAACCGACTGCATGATGTCGTCGAAAAGCTCAGCGGTGCAAAGCCGTTGACGCAGTGGCTGGAAGCGCTGAGCGAAGGTGTCGGCAAGCTGACCGAGTCGCAAGACGCTTGGCAGCAAGCACAGCTGCAACGCGAATTCGCAACGGTATTGGCGCAGGCGGGATCTCGGGCATCCATGCTGCTGCGGCTGCCCGACGTGCGCTCGCTGCTGGCCACCGAGTTGGCGGGGCGACCGACGCGGGCTAACTTTCGCACCGGCATGCTGACGGTGTGCACGATGGTGCCGATGCGCTCGGTGCCGCATCGGGTGGTGTGCCTGGTCGGGCTCGACGACGGGGTGTTTCCGCGACTGCTCGCCCCGGACGGCGACGACGCGCTCGCCCGCCGCCCGATGACCGGTGAACGCGACGTCCGTTCCGAGGACCGGCAGTTGCTGCTCGACGCCATCTGCGCAGCCACCGAGACCCTGGTGATCACCTATACCGGCGCCGACGAGCACTCCGGTCACGAGCGCCCGCCCGCGGTGCCGCTGGCCGAGTTGCTTGATGCGCTGGACCAGACGACCCAATCCCCGGTGCGCGAACACGTCATGACCAAACACCCGCTGCAGCCGTTCGACCGCCGCAACGTCACACCGGGTGAGCTGGTGCCCGACAAACCCTTCACCTTCGATCCCACCGCGCTGACCGCGGCCGAGGCGGCGGCCGGGAACCGCTGTCCACCAAAGCGGTTCTTAGCCGACGTGCTGCCCGCGCCGCCGCCCGACGACATCGCCCTGGCCGATCTGCTGGAGTTCTTCAAGGACCCGGTCAAGGGTTTCTTCCGCGCGCTGGATTACACGCTGCCGTGGGACGTCGACGCCGTCGAGGACGCGATGCCGGTCGAGATCAGCGCCTTGCAGGAGTGGATCGTCGGCGACCGGATGCTGCACGACATGCTGCGCGGCATCGACGCCCGCACCGCGGCCGAATTCGAGTGGCGGCGCGGCACATTGCCGCCCGGGCGGCTGGGCTGGCGAACAGCCAAGAAGATTCGCGATCGCGCCGCCAAGCTCGCCGAGGCCACCCTGGCGGCACGCCACGGCGATCCGCGCGCCCACGACGTGGCCGTCGACCTCGGCGGCGGCCGCAGCCTCACCGGCACGGTCACCCCGGTTTTCGGGGATCGCATCGTGGAGGTGACCTATTCGAAGCTGGACGGCAGGCATCTGCTGCAATGCTGGCTGCGGCTGCTTGCGCTGGCCGCCGACGAGCCGGGTCGCGCGTGGGCGGCGAGGTGCATAGGACGACGCGATGCGGACGCCGATCGGGTTACGGCACAGACACTTCGGGCGCCGGAAAACGCTGTCGAGATCTTGCGTGAGCTGGCAACGCTGTACGACAAGGGTCGCCGCGAGCCGCTGCCGCTGCCGGTCAAGACGTCGTTCGCCTGGGCCAGGGCCCGCGACTCGGGCACCGACCCGCGAGTATCCGCCCGTCGCCGCTGGGTTACGGCGAACCACTACCGTGGCGAGCACGAAGAGCCAGCCATCGTAACGGCTTTCGGCAAAAATGCGCCACTCGACGTGCTGCTCGGGCCGCCACGCCCGGGTGAGGAGGTGCCCGGCGAGGATACCCGGCTGGGCGCGCTGGCGGCGCGGTTGTGGTCGCCGCTGATCGAGGCGACGGAGGATCCGCGCTGA